Genomic DNA from Calditrichota bacterium:
CCTGCCGCGCCTCAACTACGTGTGGGGCAGCACGGACCCAGCCGTGGAGGGATGGCCCAGGCCGGGGGAGGTGGTGACATGGCGCGCACATGTCCGCAACTGGGCCGCGGAGGATATGCCGGCTGTGGCGTATGTCTGGCTCCTCGACGGGAACGAAGTTGCCCGGGGCCTCGTCGACTTGCCCGGCTCAGGAATGGCGACCGTCGATTACAGCTGGCCATGGACCTTTGCGCGCCATGAATTGGAGTTCATCATCGATCCAGACAACGCAGTGCCCGAAGAGGAAGAAGGGAACAACAGCGTCCTCATCCATACCAACGCCCTCAGCGTCGGTTTCTACGTCGAGCAGAGCGTGTACGACTACTTTCACAGTTACCAGAAAGAGTTGGGAGTGCATGCCAACTCCTGGGAGGATTGGGCGCAGCGCCACGTGCGGCGCTGGAACCAGATGTTCGCCAATGCCATCTATCCAGAAACTCCGCAGGGAGTGCTGGACCGCCTGCGCATTGACCACATCACCGTGGTGCCCGATGGCAGGCTCCCTCTGGCTGGAGGTTTGGCGACAAACACACCCAACTTGCAGGATCGCACGGTCGACCTTCAGTGGGGTTTTCCTGCCAGCTTGCTGACAAGCGGTTTCTACGCTAATCACAACAGTACCAGCGACAGCAACCCCTTCTTTTTCGAGGGCTCACTGCTCCACGAACTGGGCCACGCACGCTACCTGATCGACCTCTACGGCTTCAACGTGCACGACGACGGCCGGGGCACCACCGTCGCCATCAAGGAGGGGGATCGGCTGGTCGTGGGAACTCATTACATGCCGCTCGTGGGCGGCGACGCGGTGCACTACACCCCCTACAAGGGGCTGATGAATGGGGAGTACACGTGGATTGACCGCTACAGTGCTGTCGCATTGAATCTCATTGCCGGCCACCGTGCGACCAAGGGCAACTACAACGCTCCGGAGAACATCGGGACATTTATGCAGGACTTGCCGTTCGAGAACTGCCTGACCGTGAAAGACGGCACCGGCAACCCCTTGCCCGGTGCCCAGGTCTCTGTCTATCGAGCCACGGGGCAGTCAGGCGTGTGGTACGGCAAGTACTTCGACGACAAGGCGGACATGCTGCTTTTTGCCGATGACCTGGGGAACGTCTACCTCGGGCGGTGTCCGTTTTCTGCAAGCGGCGTCATTGTCCACGACTACGGGTGGTCCAACGCGGTGCTCATCGTCAGGGTAGAGCACGAGGGGCGAGTTGGGTACGGTTTCCTTGAGGCTACAGATTTTAACATGGAGTACTGGCGGGGGCATTTCGAAGTGGGGTACCATGAGCTGCGCGTCAATCTCCTCCCCAAGACTGGCGTCGTGTCCGCTTCAGGGGAGGAGGAAGAAGCCAGCTGCGCGCTCAGCATGGCGTTTCCCAATCCTTTCAACGAAAGTACGGGATTTGGCTTCAGCACCACAGGACAAGGTCGAACGCAAGTGGCCATCTACGATGTGAAGGGCAGATTGATCAGAACGCTGATTGCGCAGGATCTTCCGGCTGGCACGTACCGGGTACAATGGGACGGACGCGACGAGCACGGTTTGATCTCGCCCACTGGCGTTTACTGGTGTCGCCTCACAAACGGGATGCTGGTGCGGAAGCAGCAGGTCACACTGGTCCGTTAGCTCGGGTGCCGGAACATGACTCGGCGGCTCATTGCAGTTCTCACGCTGGATGCGGTGGTTCTCGTATGGGCGACCTTGGGCCGGACCCAACACGAACTGTCGCAATTGGCTGTCACGGGCAGCGACCCGCTTTTTACCACCTATGCGGCACCCCTGGCACGCTCCCAATTCGTCTTGGACGAAGGGTATCAGCTCAAGTTTTCCGAGCCGGAAAGCGGAGTGGAGTTCACCACCGACAATGGGGGCACGCTTGGTCTCGCCTTCAAAGTGGGGG
This window encodes:
- a CDS encoding T9SS type A sorting domain-containing protein, which codes for MTSAKSWLVPLAVIGLASWVVPAGGQWIYFRNFVRHADGQFCRHQPPEASFTVFLNGDQSRVLLENAPRWDTGGDPNIDGKGTFGVELGNFSPAVAVGDCVVVRFCCEATGEQGVLAERIDAIPWYRWFSTLYLAKVQMPARPRGLRLQKNLRGHRELAWEAIPNATYTVYRRALQDTVAGGQARMQYQLVAEGLSASSFTDSTVVPGASYGYVVFARSSSGVWGPHSEEVNEIVAGADLDVGWIARLPRLNYVWGSTDPAVEGWPRPGEVVTWRAHVRNWAAEDMPAVAYVWLLDGNEVARGLVDLPGSGMATVDYSWPWTFARHELEFIIDPDNAVPEEEEGNNSVLIHTNALSVGFYVEQSVYDYFHSYQKELGVHANSWEDWAQRHVRRWNQMFANAIYPETPQGVLDRLRIDHITVVPDGRLPLAGGLATNTPNLQDRTVDLQWGFPASLLTSGFYANHNSTSDSNPFFFEGSLLHELGHARYLIDLYGFNVHDDGRGTTVAIKEGDRLVVGTHYMPLVGGDAVHYTPYKGLMNGEYTWIDRYSAVALNLIAGHRATKGNYNAPENIGTFMQDLPFENCLTVKDGTGNPLPGAQVSVYRATGQSGVWYGKYFDDKADMLLFADDLGNVYLGRCPFSASGVIVHDYGWSNAVLIVRVEHEGRVGYGFLEATDFNMEYWRGHFEVGYHELRVNLLPKTGVVSASGEEEEASCALSMAFPNPFNESTGFGFSTTGQGRTQVAIYDVKGRLIRTLIAQDLPAGTYRVQWDGRDEHGLISPTGVYWCRLTNGMLVRKQQVTLVR